The following coding sequences lie in one Miscanthus floridulus cultivar M001 chromosome 9, ASM1932011v1, whole genome shotgun sequence genomic window:
- the LOC136482610 gene encoding mannose-6-phosphate isomerase 1-like, producing MASSTSSLAPAAALLERLGLRVTQTDAADDHHQAVPPTTMPSLPLPGLLPLRCAVQHYEWGRRGADSLVARLAGEGDGGEGRPCAELWMGTHPAAPSSLAPDVSLRDWVARNPAALGRDVTARWGGDLPFLFKVLSVAKALSIQAHPDRDLAAALHALRPATYRDDNHKPEMAVAVTEFHALCGFAATPELKEVLRTVPEVQELVGKEESRKLLGVKEQDGGIGVRSYLKSAFTKLMTASDEAVSKAIANLKTRLNSESKARSLTKKEQLVLSLEKQYPGDVGVLAAFFLNFVKLNPGEALYVSANEPHAYLSGECIECMATSDNVVRAGLTPKYRDVQTLCSMLTYNQAFPEILQGMPVQPYVTRYTPSTDEFEVDRYLLPPGKSVTMSPVPGPSIFIVMTGEGEIQAGFMTDSAKAKEGDVFFVPAHTKVKLYTSSPRSMQLYRAGVNSSFLS from the exons ATGGCGTCGTCCACGTCGTCCCTGGCCCCCGCGGCCGCGCTGCTGGAGCGGCTGGGCCTCCGCGTCACGCAGACCGACGCCGCCGACGACCACCACCAGGCCGTCCCGCCGACGACGATGCCCTCGCTGCCGCTCCCGGGTCTCCTCCCGCTGCGCTGCGCCGTGCAGCACTACGAGTGGGGCCGCCGCGGCGCCGACTCCCTCGTCGCGCGCCTCGCCGGCGAGGGCGACGGCGGCGAAGGCCGGCCATGCGCCGAGCTCTGGATGGGCACGCACCCCGCCGCGCCCTCCTCGCTCGCGCCCGACGTCTCGCTCCGCGACTGGGTCGCCCGCAACCCCGCCGCGCTCGGCCGCGACGTCACCGCGCGATGGGGCGGCGACCTCCCCTTCCTCTTCAAGGT CCTGTCGGTGGCGAAGGCGCTGTCGATCCAGGCGCACCCGGACCGGGACCTCGCCGCGGCGCTGCACGCGCTGCGCCCGGCCACGTACCGCGACGACAACCACAAGCCCGAGATGGCCGTCGCCGTCACCGAGTTCCACGCGCTCTGCGGCTTCGCCGCCACACCG GAGCTCAAGGAAGTTTTGAGGACTGTACCTGAGGTTCAGGAATTAGTTGGCAAAGAAGAATCTAGGAAGCTTTTGGGTGTCAAAGAGCAAGATGGGGGGATCGGTGTGAGGTCATATCTGAAATCAGCTTTCACCAAGTTAATGACAGCGAGTGACGAAGCAGTTTCTAAAGCAATTGCAAACCTTAAGACTCGCTTGAACAGTGAGAGTAAG GCTAGAAGTTTAACAAAGAAGGAGCAACTAGTTTTGTCATTGGAGAAGCAGTACCCAGGAGATGTTGGTGTTCTGGCAGCGTTCTTCCTAAATTTTGTTAAGCTCAATCCTGGTGAAGCACTTTATGTTAGTGCGAACGAACCTCATGCATATCTCTCAGGGGAGTGCATTGAATGTATGGCCACTTCAGACAATGTTGTCCGTGCAGGTCTAACTCCGAAATACAGAGATGTGCAAACTCTCTGCTCGATGTTGACTTATAATCAG GCCTTCCCGGAAATTCTGCAAGGAATGCCTGTACAGCCGTACGTGACTCGTTACACCCCATCAACTGATGAATTTGAAGTGGACCGCTACTTGCTACCTCCTGGAAAATCAGTCACCATGTCTCCAGTGCCTGGTCCATCCATATTCATCGTCATGACAGGAGAAGGAGAAATCCAGGCAGGCTTCATGACTGACAGCGCAAAGGCAAAGGAAGGTGACGTTTTCTTTGTGCCGGCTCACACCAAGGTCAAGCTTTACACTTCTTCCCCCAGGTCCATGCAGCTGTACAGGGCTGGGGTAAACAGCAGTTTCCTGAGTTGA